CATCGTCTCTTAGCAATTCACCCTTAGGTTCATCAGTTGGCCTTCTTGGTCTTACTATCTTCCTGCCATAGCGTAATCCTTAACCCCActtaaaactcaaaacaattaaaatatgatataatgaaataaattaaaatacaacaatttaagataaaataaaataaaaccaacaaaataaaataacacaccataaaataaacaaataaattaaaatcaatttacgtaaatcaaaatcaaatttaataaaataatttcaaatcgaatcaaattaaataaaaacaattcaaataaaataaaataatttcaaatcaagcctttaaaattttctggtactgcacctacgggacatgtagttttacccagagtcaaaccgctctgataccacttgtgatacttcaatttccacgtgtccattcgtgggagttgggggcgtcacacttgcTATTTAATTGTTTTGATTATCTGTAGTCATGTTCAAGTGTAAACTATGACATGTAGCAGGGCAGTACCCAGcagcaaatatgtcatgctctTAGTTGACTGATTAATCTTGATGCCTGGGAGAAGATGAAGCTCGAGAGAAGACGAAGCTCGGTAGAAGACGAGGAGAAGATGAAGCTTGGGAGAAGACAGCTCAGGCGAAGATGAAGCTGACCCATTTCATTTCCCTTtactttcattttgtttttgtcttttatttttttattttttaaataatttggttGTCACATTAGCCAAGAGGTCGCAATGAGGTCACAGGCCAGTTGCCTATAGAATTTCTCTATATGATTTCGGTGGAGAATAGGAAGGATGGACTGGCGCTGCTTCTCTGTAATTCTCAAAATTCAGGATATTGAAAATTCCCAAGTTAGTTATGAATAATAAGTTGAATTGggatgaattgaaataaaagttaaaagttaaaaattaaataaaatataattagaaatttttaatatgattatgattttgagtctttgacatttaaaaattttgaattacttattatattttatgtaaaaaattgtaaaaattataattacggaatgagatgaaatagatgAGTGAGAGTCCATCCAAACCTATCCCTATTCTTAAGATTTCAAGCACCGAAATCAAGGACTTTGAAAGATGGCGTTGGTCTCCACATGACTTTCACAACACGCGTGCTTTTAATCAGCCTGTTAGGTAGGGCTATCATGCTATTTTGTCTAAAGTTTTTGTCTATTTGGTGTGTCGTTACCGTAAAGATCGATGCTACTCAGTTTGACCTAggagtgtcaaatcgtgttaacgggtcgtgttcgtgtcgtatcaaagtatgtatattatactatataggtaaaTCATAACCCGACccattaagcttatcgtgtcaaaatctcaaaccctaacacgacccattaacataacgtgtcgtgtcgtgtcaacccgttttgacccattattgAGTATTATGAAATAGGTTAGTATGACACAATACGAcctgtttcaaactgtttatgtaaaattGGTTGAATATGCCCGAAATTAACtcgtttgacttgattaaatttagcataattttatataaatgttaaaatcacaatatctataacaattataaaattaactataagtttaaaattacaatccaaacaataaaaatatcaaaattaaaattctaacaattttacttttaggtagaatggtataattgtaaatttaactttcttaacgtgtcataacgggttataacgtgtcaaaacgggttgactcgttatcaacccgttaagcaatcatgtcttaacgggtcaacccgttttaacCCGAACCCATTAAGATTCAactctaacccgctattatcgtatcgtgttcgtgttgggttaacggggtcgtataacatattgccacccctagttTGACCGCATGttgttttttttcatattttttaatttatttaaatatttaaaataaaatatataccaatataattaaaattatttttttaatcattaagtaaaaacaaTTTTGCCCAGTGGTATACTGTAACAGTACAAGTGGGGCGGCAGACAAGCTTTTTCCTACAGTAAATtgtaattttctcttttttttttaatttttaattttaaataatttttaaacatgtttaaacattttaaaaatataaaaaaattaatatattaataatcgctttcttaaccattaaataaaagaaataaaaaataaaattaaatacataagaaGTTAAATTAAAGAGACAAACTCAAAAAACATAATATCATTTTTCCATACATGAGTTATGTCCTGATTAACAAAGATAGTTCTGTACAGCATCAAAAGCCCACTGTATGTCTCTTTGAAGCACGAAGCAAGCAAAAATATGCAGTGTGCTTTGTTGtccaaaaatgataaatcaataTCACAAATCTGGTACAGGTCGGAATCTTAAAAGTATCCATACTTTTTCGCTACAAACAAGATGGTCATCTTAACCAAGAAATTGAAAGGGTTGCTTGTAATGGAGTACTCCTTGTAGTTGTACTAGTCCTTGTAGTTGTGCATTGTTCAAATGTGGAAGTCATAATTTAGTTAATGTGATTCAAATCTATCCCACAATCATATATGACTTTTGAGTTGTAGCAAAgtcatatgtattttttattatttctgaCAAATCCGTCCATCACGTTCTCCTTTCTTCTTCCGTTGGTACGTTTCAACAAGTATTTGTGTCATTTCTTTGGTCTTCCCAACTACATTACAGCATCCGTTGAAGTTTGATTGATGGAAAATTTTGCATTAATGCAATGTCTGGTACTAcattgtaattaattataaatttgtttataaattatTGGATTGTGAAAATGATAGTAATGATATagattgtgaaaataaaaataattgctagagattatgaaaatgaaaattaaaaagtattttaataaattaaaaattgtattaaaaaatagtttaaaaataataataataatataatgtagAGTTTAAATTTTGAGTAATTAGTCAAAatcgaattttaattttgtagatATATCGGTCTCTTGACTCTAAAATTTGAACATTCTAATCTTTGAATATTTCACAATTTATCAAATTATTCCATTTATGGTTGCATTCACATCAATAAACCACTTGAAACGTCCTCTCAGCACCAATAATGATTCGAGAAGTGTTATTTTGACATccttatatgaaaatttgaaaacaataatagattttttaattaacaaatttactagaaaagaaaattaaaataaaaattgcaaaaattagatttcaaacaaaaaaggaaaaaaaaaagttttattaacAACGCGTGTGATCAATTGTTACTCATTCATCCCCCACAACATCTACTTAATTATTTAAAGTTTAATCATgtctaaacattttttttttttggcaaagaggacgatattttaattatattaataatcttCACTTATAGTGGAGAAAAACCGTAGTTACAATCCAAAACTTGGGAATTACAAATATTCAGAAAGAACCAAAACCCAAGACTCAAAACTTCTTAGATACCCGACCATAGTACAATTTGCCAAAAAGATTGCAAGAAATAAAACCAAAGTGACAACCTGCAAGAAAGAATAACAGCACatgcatataataaaaaaaggatTAACCAACTGCAAATTAAAACATACCTCATGAGGAAATCCTCAAATAAGGAAGACCAATTTGTCCGTGTGAAGAAGACCACTTAATTTACTGATCAAAGGGGCCCGGTCACCCAACCAATTCGTAGTTAAACCCTCCGTACCCTGTTTGGCAAGAAAATCTACAACCGCATTTCCCTCATGAAAAATATGGCTCACTCTATACTCCATTTGATCTAGACAACTTTTCAGCTCATCCAAATAATCCTCGAGAtactaaatattaaaatcacccttTCTAATCCAATTAACAAGGATTTGATCATCAGTTTCAATATCCACATGATAAAAACCAAGTTGACAGCACCTTCTAACCCCTTCCATCAAACCCCTCAATTTAGCAAAGTTGTTAGAATCTTGgcctaaaaaaacaaaataagccGCACACATTTGACCACCAATATCATGAATGATACCCCAACACCAGCAAGCCTAGGATTACCCAAGCTGCTGCCATCTATATTAAGCTCCACCTAATTATTTGAGGGAGGACTCCACTTAACCACTGAAACCTTCTTCGCTTTAGGAACTAACATTAGAATATCCATCCTATTTAGAATAACAACATCCTGTCTAGGAAGTCTCAAGGACTTTAGATCCAATTGCATGATTCTACGAATCCATAACTTGATAGCATGCCAAACCATCTGAACCGAATCCATCTTGCCATCTTCATTTGCTACTTAAGTATACATGACCATCTTCATTTGTAGAGAAGTTGCTTAATAAAAAAACAGGGTGTGGGAGATGGGAATCTTGAACTAGTAGAATTGCATTTCAAACAAAATGCTGCACTAGATTCCATCAAAAGTTATAGGCCATCTAGCTCAGATATTGAAGCTTCATTTCTTGAGGCATGGACAAAGCTACTTCGATGTCTATCTGATCTTGTTACACCAACACCATTTTCCGATTGGGACGACACATCCGATCTGGTGCTATGCATAAGAAATGCAGGTCTTGTGGGCACTGGTAAAGTAACAGAGTGGCTATTAAACATGAGGACGATTGTAGCCATGGTTGGTCTGTCAGCCACACTTTCTTGAACACATAATAATCCAATGTGGATGCATCTCATTATTTGAGTTGTTGACCTGGCCTTTAATGTGGCATCTACAAGATTTGAGGTTGTCCCCTGCCTCCAATTTTTCCATACCTACAGGATGGTTACATTGAGAGACACCACAATAAGTAGaacattcatttattttttcaacatcATATGACTTTCTATTAGGTCGGACTTTGAGATAAAAAGGAAAtgcatataaaaaagaaaatatttgtacATACAAAACTTAGAAGGTCGCTAGCTTCATTCTCTCCCTGAAAACtagagttattttttttaccGCTCACTATCTCCAGAACTAACATGCCAAAACTAAACACATCAGATTTTACTAAAAATTGTCTGCGCATTACATATTCTAGAGGCATGTATCCGCTGTAGTTGAACATTATTAGAAATATTAGTTTGATTTGAATGATGTCATAGCTTTTGGTACATGTAGTTTTTAATAAAGTTCATTAATCCATCTTATTTATTGGAGATGGTATAAAGGACCTCCATGTTGTTTGTTTCTTTGGCACAAACTGTAGCTGTTACTTGTATTTAGCATGCTATATCCTAGTTATTAGCTATAGATTATGTGGATATACTTACTAGGTCCCCACAATTCGGCTCGTGCTGCCTTGAGTTTGATCTGGTACAAATAATCTTGCCGTGCCGAAATCTGAAATCTTTGCATTCATATCTGCATCTAACAAAATGTTGCTAGCCTTGAGATCACGATGAATAATACGACGTTGCGAATCTTCATGAAGGTAAAGAAGTCCTCGAGCGATGCCTTCTATAATTTTGTGGCGTGTTTCCCAGTTCAATAGTGCACTCTTGTTTGGATCTGCATATTCATGCAAATCATGTAGTATGAACATGTTGAAGCAATATACATGGAAGACAGGACAATTCCATTAACATGTAATTACTATAAATAGAATTTGGGATTTGAAAGGAATGGCAAACATACCAAATATGAACTTTTCAAGGCTTGCATTAGGTACAAACTCATAGACTAGAaatctttcctttccttccacACAGAATCCTAGGAGTCTTACCAAATTCCTGTGTTGAAGTGTAGCCACTAACTTGACCTCATTCTTAAATTCTAGATCTCCTTGTTGAGAAGCCTTGGACAACCTCTTCACAGCTATTTCTTGTCCATTTTGAAGCTCACCCTGAAAGATATGAATATACCAAAATCTAGCATACATAACCTCAacattcatgatatatatattagatttaacTAATTATGACAGGTAAAATGACATAAATTATGGCTCGATTGGGTCTCATTACCTTGTAAACAATACCAAATCCACCTTTTCCAAGCTCGTTTGCAGTAGGAAAGTTGTCCGTAGCAACTTTAATTGTCCCGATGTCAAATTGCAAGGAATCAGCAGTACTAATTTCATCCACACCTTCACGTAAGAACAAGTTATACATCTGAATTAGATTAGAGAATCGCGAGAATAAAGGTAATGCAATTTGCTATTTTCTTTGCAAAAAAAGCAACAACGGGTTCTACATAATTTAATCATGTGATGCTGATCATTATTTGACTTGCTGATGTACTGGCCTTGATTTCTAGAACGGGTTGATGTCTAACTGATGGTAGCAAATTTTGTTTTATACAATATAGTCCCCAAATTAAAGCCAATGTTTTATGTAGAAAGATACAAGCAAAGATAAATCCTTCAAAAGTAGTAACTTAAATTAGTTTTATGGCCATTAGTACTATTGCTTAGTACTTAGAGAAGAGATGCATCATGTCACAAGCATGCACAAGCAGCAAGGTCTTGTCTAGATATCTATATTTTCCTAGCTAGCTACGTAAAGAAATGATAGCAACAATGTAAAATAAACCAGTTCTTAACTTACTTTCAAGTTTGTCCATTGGCTTCTTGACCCTTAAATAGAAGAGGCAGAAACACATGCAGATGATTAGTACAACAGAAACAACAACCGACACCACTATAACAACTGTAGTTCTTGATGAGTTATTTTCCTTCCCTGCAAACACTAGAATTCTGCTTTTATCAAAACTTTTGGAGGCTGAATTTTGGACCTGGCATTATGTCCAGTCGAGACGGagaaagttaaaacataatgaCAAGTTCAGAAACTATAAATTCGTTTAAAAgagattgattttgaattagaTATCTGATATTAGgtacaaataattaataaattgcaTGATCGATCGAgtcaatctttttcttttctcctctcaAATTAGATGTTAGCGATTGTCACGATTCGACTATCCATCGCGTGCATCACATAAGATTTCTTTGTAAAATATAGATGAGAGGGTATTCACCTTGCATAGTTTCGACACTTTATATATACCCTAGCTAATCTTTAAACTATACCAAATTGTTGATTAACATGCATGTAGTTGGGGACCAAAAACAACTATATGTTCTTGCATTTCATTTCTTATGCactttgtatatattattattgttggttTTCActgaaaataaatagaaaaactcCATGGATAAGCAACTGTTGTTGATCCCACACCCGCTCTTGACGTGGggggttttatttattattattttttcttttcttccctttAACATGTTATAAAACAAAACTTGGAGAGAGGAAAGAGAGGTCGGAGAGAGAGGTCGAGgagagcttgaggagagagagaggccgaGAAGAGTTTGGGGGGAGAGAAAggccaaagagagagagaggggttggagagagagatttgagggGAGAGAGATCGAGGTTGAAGGTGATGGTGGAGTATGAcataaagttgaaaaataaaaaaacaaaaaatgtgagATGTTAGGCAAAACAGTGTCGGATGTATAGCTGACCCGGGTTGGATACCAAGTACGTATAagatagtttcatttcatcaGTATCACAATTTTTTCTATTCAAACactttatattttatctcaaaattttaaaaatatcaatttaaattaacatgcaGTAACTAATTGTAAATTTGACAGTAATAAACATCAACTCAAATAAATGTcacttcaaaagaaaaatatataggaaatatatttattatattcaagTATTAACAGACAACTCACCTAGTCctgaatatattatattataaaagtcCTAAAGCCGGAGTTGTTggcaaagaagaaaataaattatttaattaatttattaattcaaCGCATTATACTTAATTTAAAGAGTAATGTGAGATATAGATTTAAGATGTGCCCCTTTTAAAATAAAGACTTAGTATAAAAAATAGGTTTTTTGTtcagaattttattatttttaacaagaTTTGCATGAGACTtgcaaattaaaaatttatagaaataattctttaattttagACTAATGAAATGTGGagttagaaataaattttaaaatcaacttATAGGAATAATATCATTTGAAGGCGACGAActgaattatataattatatattctaaaaatagaggCACGGAAAGTGAACCAAACATGGACCAGACTGAATAACGCGTTGGGTACAGACTTGAAAGGTAGTTTCAAAAGTTCAGCTGGCCCGATTGACGGCACCGACCAGGGACCATTCATTTTCTTCATGATGGACTTCCAGAAGTTGGACTACtgagaataatatcaaaatatgtcattattatttataattttataatttttttaattattatttaatattttattattattttttaattactatttacaaatactTGAAATTACGAAAGGAAGATAACTGCAACCATCCTCGAATTTTGCGACTTGCGAGTGCATAGATGATGGAACACCCAGAATGCCTCTCTCTTCGTCGAACAAAGTtaatttaagaaatatatatatatatacagtggtGCAGAAAGATTCATGTAGATTTATGATGTACCTAATCTGGATTATGTTCTTTGTAATTCATTTTTAGATTAATGTAGATTTATGATGTACCTAATCTCCCGGATCGATCTTAAATAATCAACCAGAGCCAttctttcaaaaataattgtCTAATGGCCTGTCGAAATTCCAATTTATATGTACGTAATATTCTTCACTCAATCCCTTTACGGTCCGTAAAAGATAAAAAGTTGGCACAGTAGGATTTATATACGTTATACAACGAAAAtccctcaaaaaaataaaaaataaaaaataaaaaagagagaacgAAAAGGTCGCTTACGATGCGTACCTTGtgtgggtggaagcaattgtaGTGGTGGGGGAGAAACTGGCTGCGCTATAGGTGGTGGCGGAGGCGACGGAGGTGGTGACTCAGCTGCAGGATCATAGAAATTAAACCGTATTTCGCATACCTTAAATAACAACTTGGTGTTACGAATACTCCTCCCACCTTTTGAGCATTACAACAAGATGAAGTATATTCAGATAACCGCAGCAGGCAGTTGTTGCAGTCCAGCGAGTTCAAATCAGGAGTACACTGCACAAGTGAATAGATTGTTCGGAAGTCTGGGACTTTGCGATCCAATTAAATCACTCAATATCTAGCACTACACGTACAGTAAATTGTAATATTTCAACCTCAAAGCACCAATATCTAATAAGAAGACGAATAATTAAAAGTAATGTTAGgtataaattttaagaaaaatatagttgcaagtataaagacgcactaatatatatatatatatcaatctaatgttattagtcaaaaaataaattttattaaaaatagtattaatttaaattttaaatataaaaaaataaatcttgatatgcagattaatatgtaacgtaaaattctaaattttaaatgagCTCTTCTGGATAGCAGCTACCGTAGCAATTCACACATTACACATACGTAGTGccttttttgtttattgttttttttttttcaaattacaatttgaaattttgaacacAGAGACAGAGGTCAGAGAGCCCATTTCTGAACCCATCCTGCTCTTGCGtcctcctccctccctctcgtCGCCCAGCACCCTCGAGGGTCGCTGTCCCTATAGTCGCCTAGCACAGGCGACTTGTCGGCCTGCCTCTGCCCATCACCAACCATCATGTTTTCCCCACAGACCATTTCGAACTAGAGGGAAGAGTTCACAGGAACCACTCGTCACCTAGCACCTGTGTCGCCCTCCTTCCACCAGCGCCACCGCTCGCACCCTCGACTCGTCGCCTGCCTTTGCCCATCGCCACCCATTCTGTTAAGGAGGTAGTTGAAGGAATCGAGGATAACTTATTTGTGGCGAACCGTTGTTGTGCCGTGAGTTGTTGTGGGTCGGGGTAGTagaggggagggagggagggagggagggagagagggagagagagagagagagcgaagcGAAGCTGCTAAGTCGCACGTTCGCTTGCGCTGCTGACTGGTATCCTCGACGCCTTTTGCTCTCGGTGAATCCAAGCAAGGTCAAGTATGGCGAGGGAAATAGAGAATTTCAAGTTCGAGCACAGGCATGGGAAGGATTGAGTGAGGGTGGGTAGGGTTTGGAGAAACAAAGAAGGCTGCTATTTCTTCGTGGAGTGGAACGTCAGCATCAGCCTCCTCTCCAATTGCCTCCCCGCCTATTTACTAGATGACAACTACGACATCGTCGCCACTGACACCATAAAGAACAccgtaacttttttttttcttcttctatcaCTTTCTTACTCATTGGATTTTTTATTGCCAGGTTCTGTGTGGTTGTCTAGAGAACTAAGGAGAAGGAAGAGAAAATaggaattttaatttcattttgtcTTTCTTGTTCTACTTGTTATCTgaaaagaaagtttgaaaatcatatttcctcaaatatgtgaagatattatATTTCGTTTCTATTCACTTTGTGCTGACATGACATTCGTTTCTTGCCGAAGTAAAAAAGAAGTCTTTGATGTTCTAGCCTTGTTTGATCACGGAGAAACTGGGTGAAGTAGTTGTGCTAGGCTCAGTTCACTGAATATGttcgttttttctttttttggtgaGAAATGATTATAATCCAGTAATTTTGATCTTCGTTGCTTTTTAGCACCTCTAGGGGCTAGTATGCTCACTTTAGATTACTTGCTTATGAGTGTGTGAACTGTGAAGTAATGAGATGTTAATGTTGTCCGAGTccaaaatcaaaacacttcacACAAATGAACTTAGTACTCTGCACAAAATCTGGTTAGAAGTGCCGTCGCTGTTTAATAAACCtatttaatctcttcaaatccTATGTATGGGGTATATCTTTGTATTTGAAGGATGGATGAACAGTCAGGTAATGGTAATTGATACACATACTTGATGGTATAGACTATGAAGTAGCCGAAACACTAATAATTAATCCTGGTCCATCAATGAATGTGGTTCTTAAATATAAAGTGGTACTCAGAGCTAGGTATTAAAGTTTGGAGCACAAGATATGCACCCTTGAAAATGGGAAAATGGTGAAAGCGATTTGAAGTGAAATCTATTTAGCTTGATGATTTATCATTCTCATCACATATTTTTTATCAGTAATATTGTCATTAGCTAGTGAGATGGTAAGGAAAGAAAACTATATTTTCATTATCTATCACATTATGCTCTCTATTATAATTTCCAGAAATTTTACTGCCATCAGCCATGCATTCATGTAAAAATTTAGCTTAGTTGCAATACAGGTATATGTGAAAGCAGAGGAATGCTCAGAACAAATTTCA
This sequence is a window from Carya illinoinensis cultivar Pawnee chromosome 9, C.illinoinensisPawnee_v1, whole genome shotgun sequence. Protein-coding genes within it:
- the LOC122275233 gene encoding cysteine-rich receptor-like protein kinase 29, yielding MCFCLFYLRVKKPMDKLESVDEISTADSLQFDIGTIKVATDNFPTANELGKGGFGIVYKGELQNGQEIAVKRLSKASQQGDLEFKNEVKLVATLQHRNLVRLLGFCVEGKERFLVYEFVPNASLEKFIFDPNKSALLNWETRHKIIEGIARGLLYLHEDSQRRIIHRDLKASNILLDADMNAKISDFGTARLFVPDQTQGSTSRIVGTYGYMPLEYVMRRQFLVKSDVFSFGMLVLEIVSGKKNNSSFQGENEASDLLSFVWKNWRQGTTSNLVDATLKARSTTQIMRCIHIGLLCVQESVADRPTMATIVLMFNSHSVTLPVPTRPAFLMHSTRSDVSSQSENGVGVTRSDRHRSSFVHASRNEASISELDGL